One Fuerstiella marisgermanici DNA window includes the following coding sequences:
- the dnaE gene encoding DNA polymerase III subunit alpha, with protein sequence MIDINTDITEAPSGNRPFAHLHCHTHFSLLDGVNRIPELVNQVKKLGMNSIAMTDHGNLGGAMEFYNTCKKGDVKPIIGYEAYVAPGRRTDRSATRQKEAQSHLTLLAMNQKGFDNLIKMASTAYLEGFHYKPRIDRELLEEFNEGIICLSGCASSELSKMLLAEKNDEAKQLCEWYTRVFGDRFYMEIQDAGFEIQKQCLELTVDLANKMGLPLVATNDAHYLTRDDAKVQDVLLCVNTRTTKDDPNRMKMSNDGLYICSPEEMYTTFSGLEEAVSMSQTIADRVDIELHDRKLYPVFRPPENKTDIDYLKELCNERMYERYGDELTDAHWDRLKYELSVIEEKGYASYFLIVWDFVEFARKNGIPCGARGSACGAIVAFLLRLGDVCPLKYDLLFERFLDPSRNEPPDIDIDFCRDRRQMVIDYTKETYGEMNVAQIGTYGTLKAKNAIRDVGRALNVPLPRVNELAKMIPDELNIKLKDALEKSPDLKAAYDGDPVAQELLDYAISVEGLARSMGTHAAGVVVADVPLDTVVPLQKITGKKDIITQWDGPTIEDIGLLKMDFLGLRNLTILDKAVKNVQRSHPDFTLQYVQEHLEDKKTFALLQRGETKGVFQLESGGMRDLLTKMKPDCFEDIIATSALYRPGPLEGGMVMEYVDVKNGRKQPRKVHPVVDEVLEETYGVMVYQEQVMRILNRVGNVELASAYKCIKAISKKKQSIIDSFHGEYIAGAEANGISTKLADELWNLIVAFAGYGFNKSHSTAYGLIAYETAYLKAHYPVEFMAALLSCGMESSERIAEHVDDSRRQNIEVLPPDVNTSEVEFAVVGDKISFGMGAIKGVGEAALEAMVAERQENGPFRDIFDLAERVDPKALNKSALEVLIKVGALDNLPGNRAQQLEVVERAVQSAVQKAKDKASGQMNLFGGDDDEEEVGADGEVVINLPDVPDWPKPQKLQAEKDCLGFYLTSHPLAQHSKRISRYAQTTNKQLADMDDGAIVTIAGMVGSIKIATAKKTNANGQNKYANFDLEDATGIIRCIAWPSDYDRFKELIKPENIVIVQGKVDRRGREPNIVANRIMTLDQADKEFTTQVAIKFDRGLHSLDDVENVRKVLGRFPGATDVILVVDSVDSGAEAANGSSNSSTLETQTAEGGTAVAEADTATATDASNRIRYILTTGKDCQVTVGPEFQQALKDAIGEDFYELKAGKSSNGGGGSTGR encoded by the coding sequence ATGATCGACATCAATACGGACATCACCGAAGCACCGTCCGGCAATCGGCCGTTTGCTCATTTGCACTGTCACACGCACTTTAGTTTGCTGGACGGGGTCAACCGGATTCCGGAGCTGGTCAATCAGGTCAAAAAGCTGGGCATGAATTCGATTGCCATGACCGACCATGGCAACCTGGGCGGAGCCATGGAGTTCTACAACACGTGCAAGAAAGGCGACGTTAAACCCATCATCGGGTACGAAGCCTATGTTGCTCCGGGGCGGCGCACCGACCGCAGCGCGACTCGGCAAAAAGAGGCTCAGTCCCACTTAACGTTGCTGGCCATGAACCAGAAGGGTTTCGACAACCTGATCAAGATGGCGTCGACTGCGTACCTGGAAGGCTTCCACTACAAGCCGCGTATTGACAGGGAGCTTCTGGAAGAATTTAACGAAGGCATCATTTGCCTTTCCGGCTGCGCGTCTTCGGAACTTTCGAAGATGCTGCTGGCGGAAAAAAATGACGAAGCTAAACAGCTTTGCGAATGGTACACGCGAGTCTTCGGCGACCGTTTTTACATGGAAATCCAGGATGCGGGCTTTGAGATTCAGAAGCAGTGTCTGGAACTCACGGTCGATCTTGCCAACAAAATGGGCCTGCCTCTGGTTGCCACCAATGACGCTCACTATTTGACTCGGGACGACGCGAAAGTTCAGGACGTTTTGCTGTGCGTGAACACTCGCACAACCAAAGACGATCCGAACCGCATGAAGATGTCCAACGATGGCTTGTACATCTGCAGTCCGGAAGAAATGTATACGACGTTCAGCGGGCTGGAAGAAGCCGTATCGATGTCGCAGACCATCGCGGATCGAGTCGACATTGAACTGCACGACCGCAAGCTTTACCCCGTTTTCCGGCCGCCCGAAAACAAGACGGACATCGACTACCTGAAGGAACTCTGCAATGAACGCATGTATGAACGCTACGGCGACGAACTGACGGATGCTCATTGGGATCGGCTGAAGTACGAACTCAGCGTGATCGAAGAGAAAGGCTACGCCAGTTACTTTTTGATCGTGTGGGACTTTGTTGAGTTCGCTCGGAAGAATGGCATTCCCTGCGGTGCCCGAGGTTCCGCGTGCGGTGCCATCGTCGCGTTTCTGCTGCGTCTGGGCGATGTGTGTCCTTTGAAGTACGACCTGCTGTTCGAACGATTTCTGGACCCCAGCCGTAACGAACCGCCCGATATCGATATCGACTTCTGCCGCGATCGTCGTCAGATGGTGATCGACTACACCAAAGAGACGTACGGCGAAATGAACGTCGCCCAGATCGGCACGTACGGCACGCTAAAGGCCAAGAATGCCATCCGCGATGTTGGCCGAGCCCTCAACGTGCCGCTGCCGCGCGTGAATGAGCTGGCGAAGATGATTCCTGATGAGCTGAACATCAAGCTGAAAGACGCTCTGGAAAAAAGTCCCGACCTGAAAGCTGCGTACGATGGCGATCCGGTGGCTCAGGAACTGCTTGACTATGCCATTTCCGTAGAGGGGCTGGCTCGCAGTATGGGGACTCACGCAGCGGGCGTTGTTGTGGCCGATGTGCCGCTGGATACGGTCGTTCCTCTGCAGAAGATTACCGGCAAGAAGGACATTATCACTCAGTGGGACGGCCCGACGATCGAAGACATCGGCCTGCTGAAGATGGACTTTTTGGGTCTGAGAAACCTGACCATTCTGGACAAAGCTGTAAAGAACGTGCAGCGGAGTCACCCGGACTTTACGTTGCAGTATGTTCAGGAGCACCTGGAGGACAAGAAGACGTTCGCGTTGCTGCAACGCGGCGAAACCAAGGGCGTGTTTCAGTTGGAGTCTGGCGGGATGCGAGACCTGCTGACCAAGATGAAGCCCGACTGTTTTGAAGACATCATCGCGACGTCTGCGTTGTATCGTCCCGGCCCGCTGGAAGGCGGAATGGTGATGGAATACGTCGACGTGAAAAACGGTCGTAAGCAGCCGCGTAAGGTGCATCCAGTAGTCGACGAGGTTTTGGAAGAAACCTACGGCGTGATGGTGTACCAGGAACAGGTCATGCGGATTCTAAACCGCGTCGGCAACGTCGAACTGGCCAGTGCGTACAAATGTATTAAGGCCATCAGTAAGAAGAAACAGTCGATCATCGACAGTTTCCATGGCGAATACATTGCGGGTGCCGAAGCCAACGGCATTTCTACAAAACTGGCCGACGAATTGTGGAACCTGATCGTTGCCTTCGCTGGGTACGGTTTCAATAAATCGCATTCCACGGCCTACGGTTTGATCGCTTACGAAACCGCATATCTGAAGGCTCACTATCCGGTCGAGTTTATGGCGGCACTGCTAAGCTGCGGGATGGAAAGCAGCGAACGCATTGCGGAGCACGTCGACGATTCGCGACGCCAGAACATCGAAGTGTTGCCTCCGGATGTGAATACGTCGGAAGTGGAGTTCGCTGTTGTTGGCGACAAAATTTCGTTTGGTATGGGGGCCATCAAAGGCGTGGGCGAAGCCGCCTTGGAAGCGATGGTTGCCGAACGCCAGGAGAACGGTCCGTTCCGAGACATCTTTGATCTTGCAGAACGAGTCGATCCGAAAGCACTGAATAAGTCGGCGTTGGAAGTGCTGATCAAAGTCGGTGCGTTGGATAACCTGCCTGGCAATCGAGCTCAGCAGTTAGAAGTGGTTGAACGAGCGGTCCAGTCGGCCGTGCAGAAGGCCAAAGACAAGGCCAGCGGTCAGATGAACCTGTTTGGCGGCGATGACGACGAAGAGGAAGTCGGTGCCGACGGCGAAGTCGTCATCAATCTGCCGGACGTTCCCGACTGGCCGAAGCCTCAGAAACTGCAGGCCGAAAAAGACTGTCTTGGATTCTACCTGACGTCGCACCCACTGGCTCAGCATTCCAAACGCATCAGCAGGTACGCTCAAACGACAAACAAGCAGCTCGCCGACATGGACGACGGAGCGATTGTGACGATCGCCGGCATGGTCGGTTCGATCAAGATTGCGACAGCGAAAAAGACCAACGCGAACGGCCAGAATAAGTATGCCAACTTCGACCTTGAAGACGCGACGGGCATCATTCGCTGCATTGCGTGGCCGTCGGATTACGATCGGTTTAAAGAACTGATCAAGCCGGAAAATATCGTAATCGTGCAGGGGAAGGTGGATCGTCGTGGGCGAGAGCCCAACATCGTGGCGAATCGCATCATGACGCTCGATCAGGCGGATAAAGAGTTCACAACTCAGGTTGCGATTAAGTTCGATCGCGGACTGCATTCGCTGGACGATGTGGAGAACGTGCGAAAAGTTCTGGGGCGGTTTCCCGGCGCCACCGATGTGATTCTGGTGGTCGATAGCGTTGATTCAGGGGCGGAAGCTGCAAATGGAAGCAGCAATAGCTCGACACTGGAAACTCAGACCGCAGAGGGCGGCACGGCGGTTGCTGAAGCTGACACAGCCACGGCGACCGATGCTTCCAATCGCATTCGCTACATTCTGACCACAGGCAAAGATTGCCAGGTGACCGTGGGGCCGGAATTCCAGCAGGCGTTGAAAGATGCCATCGGTGAGGACTTCTACGAACTGAAGGCCGGTAAGTCGTCCAACGGTGGCGGCGGTTCTACGGGGCGTTGA
- a CDS encoding alkaline phosphatase D family protein, which translates to MKLCLVCPAVFAILLLSHAGIHAQEIPDYDLGGASKPKPDMSFRKEDQYKRVHQSALRFILRGELDKTEAFLDQYLAAHPGDAETLYMLGILHGQRDNIAKAEDFMKRALAAGLPEGRLIAGPREVMKTLRDTDLFERLIEKHRGRSFRRIVHGPMVGNVTDTSASFWVRTADPSEVVVHVREILPVDQGGLAPDGPRSSTAVATADEDFTAVAEVTGLKPNTEYNYAISIDGEPAAFAMKRHRFRTFAPQGEASKFKIAFGGGAGYVPENERMWDTIGSFDPRAILLLGDNVYIDDPESVVMQQYTYQRRQSRPEWRKLTARTPVFTIWDDHDFSTNDSWGGADIDVPFWKKDWVFPIFRQNWANPGYGGGDAQPGCWYSFQIGDVDFIMLDCRYYRTAPKGKDRSMLGAVQKKWLKEQLADAKGTFKFLCSSVPWDFRTKGDSKDTWNGYKQEHEEILTFIEDQKIEGVLLMSADRHRSDCWKIERENGYGLYEFNSSRLTNQHVHPTMEKAGAIFSYNKLQSFGLVTFDTTVDDPQVKYEVVNINGEKPHSITVKRSELAFD; encoded by the coding sequence ATGAAACTCTGTCTTGTCTGTCCGGCCGTCTTCGCAATTCTGTTGCTTTCACACGCCGGCATCCATGCTCAGGAAATTCCGGACTATGACCTCGGCGGGGCGAGCAAGCCGAAGCCGGATATGTCGTTTCGGAAGGAAGACCAGTACAAGCGAGTCCACCAATCAGCGCTGCGGTTCATTCTGCGAGGGGAACTCGACAAGACCGAAGCCTTCCTGGATCAGTACCTCGCCGCACATCCGGGCGATGCGGAGACGCTGTACATGCTCGGCATTTTGCACGGGCAGCGAGACAACATCGCAAAGGCCGAAGACTTCATGAAACGGGCACTGGCGGCAGGGCTGCCGGAAGGAAGGTTGATCGCGGGGCCTCGCGAAGTGATGAAAACGTTGCGCGACACGGATCTGTTCGAACGGTTGATAGAAAAGCACCGCGGGCGCTCGTTTCGCCGGATCGTGCATGGGCCGATGGTGGGAAACGTGACGGACACGAGTGCCTCTTTTTGGGTGCGAACGGCCGATCCTTCCGAAGTCGTGGTCCACGTGCGTGAGATTCTGCCCGTCGATCAGGGCGGTCTGGCGCCGGACGGCCCGCGGAGTTCCACTGCGGTCGCGACCGCGGATGAAGACTTCACTGCCGTCGCGGAAGTCACAGGTCTTAAGCCGAACACGGAATATAACTACGCGATCAGTATCGACGGCGAGCCTGCCGCGTTCGCGATGAAGCGACATCGGTTTCGGACGTTCGCACCGCAGGGCGAAGCATCAAAGTTCAAAATCGCATTCGGCGGCGGAGCGGGCTACGTTCCTGAAAACGAACGCATGTGGGATACGATCGGCAGCTTCGATCCTCGCGCGATTCTGCTGTTGGGCGACAACGTCTACATCGACGATCCGGAATCCGTCGTGATGCAGCAATACACCTATCAGCGTCGTCAGTCGCGGCCCGAATGGCGGAAACTGACGGCTCGAACGCCCGTCTTCACCATCTGGGACGATCACGACTTCAGCACCAACGATAGCTGGGGTGGAGCGGACATCGACGTACCGTTCTGGAAAAAGGACTGGGTGTTTCCCATCTTCCGCCAGAATTGGGCCAACCCCGGTTACGGTGGCGGAGATGCTCAGCCCGGCTGCTGGTACAGCTTCCAAATCGGCGATGTCGATTTCATCATGCTCGACTGCCGCTACTACCGCACCGCGCCGAAGGGCAAGGACCGGTCGATGCTCGGTGCGGTGCAGAAGAAGTGGCTGAAGGAACAACTGGCGGATGCGAAGGGCACGTTTAAGTTTCTGTGTTCGTCAGTGCCGTGGGATTTTCGCACCAAAGGCGACAGCAAGGATACGTGGAACGGCTACAAGCAGGAACACGAAGAGATCCTGACCTTCATCGAAGATCAGAAGATCGAAGGCGTGTTGCTGATGTCGGCGGATCGGCATCGGTCTGACTGTTGGAAGATCGAACGCGAAAACGGTTATGGTCTGTACGAATTCAACTCGTCGCGGCTGACCAATCAGCACGTGCACCCGACCATGGAAAAAGCTGGAGCGATCTTTAGCTATAACAAACTGCAGTCGTTCGGTCTGGTGACGTTTGATACCACGGTTGACGATCCGCAGGTGAAGTATGAAGTCGTCAACATCAATGGCGAGAAGCCTCATTCCATCACTGTGAAACGTAGCGAACTGGCCTTCGATTGA
- a CDS encoding prolipoprotein diacylglyceryl transferase, protein MGGTLPHLYPLVMLVAVGTGAFLSRRYKASLPIDTFAKCWIGLCAFTAAILTAKLPFLMPGLPGFHAADGILIGGKTILFGMVGGYAGVEWAKHSIGLKIKTGDTFVVPIAASIAIGRLACFCGGCCYGTPTSVPWAVTFPNIDQLARHPTQLYESAFHLTAAFVAAWMIRRGLLKGQLIKLYFLTYFGYRFFTEFIRPEAEVVGGLTAYQWSAIVFSGVFVWLWRRDAKSFRANAAA, encoded by the coding sequence ATGGGCGGAACTCTGCCACACCTTTATCCGCTGGTCATGCTGGTGGCGGTCGGCACCGGAGCGTTTCTGAGTCGCCGCTACAAGGCGTCACTGCCGATCGATACGTTCGCAAAATGCTGGATCGGCCTGTGCGCATTCACGGCTGCGATCCTGACAGCAAAACTGCCGTTTCTGATGCCTGGTCTTCCGGGCTTCCATGCCGCCGATGGAATTTTGATCGGCGGCAAGACGATTCTGTTCGGCATGGTAGGCGGCTACGCGGGTGTCGAATGGGCCAAGCACAGCATCGGTCTTAAAATCAAAACGGGAGACACTTTCGTCGTGCCGATTGCCGCGTCGATTGCGATTGGACGCCTTGCCTGTTTTTGTGGAGGCTGTTGCTACGGAACGCCGACTTCTGTGCCATGGGCCGTCACCTTTCCGAACATCGATCAACTAGCGCGGCACCCGACTCAGTTGTACGAATCCGCTTTCCACCTAACCGCTGCGTTCGTCGCCGCGTGGATGATTCGACGTGGCCTGTTGAAAGGGCAGCTGATTAAGCTGTATTTCCTGACCTATTTCGGCTACCGATTCTTTACCGAATTCATCCGCCCGGAAGCCGAAGTGGTGGGCGGCCTGACCGCCTACCAGTGGTCCGCGATCGTTTTCAGTGGAGTGTTCGTTTGGCTGTGGCGGCGCGATGCGAAATCATTTCGGGCGAACGCTGCCGCGTGA
- a CDS encoding radical SAM protein — translation MITYHDYTFLGTTQSLCPDCLALVPAKIVSRNGRVYFRKRCPVHGEREDFVCGDVNWFDRNSYSLPGKVPVSFGADPDRGCPYDCGLCTEHEQHTCIGLLEITSNCNLECPMCFAVSGPGGKHLTFDEFKAAIDRLVEVEGQPEILQLSGGEPTVHPEFHHIHQYACEQPIDIVMINTNGVRLAKDDAFLDKVASLKHRTEIYLQFDGFSDSGYEILRGESLLETKLRAVERLGEAGLNTILVCTVQPGVNDQELGQIVSFGMQRPWVTGVSFQPATYSGRYVLPEELEQRITFPEIIQGIVRQTDDVWRETDFSPLPCAHPNAHTLAYAFRDGERMLPLARFVDLENHLDLLSGRITFNRQRAQELIAEYLSRQPSGAGGCGDGKAVNGERSDEGQRILEVLEASSKDVQELAQQFFVKAMTQQLNPSDMFRITTTSFMDAYNFDVRQLMKSCVHFILPSGHLIPFSAYNVLYRDGHVPLPPLTTAVEATCYSEFR, via the coding sequence ATGATTACATACCACGACTACACGTTTCTCGGCACGACTCAGAGCCTATGCCCGGATTGCCTGGCGTTGGTTCCAGCGAAGATCGTGTCGCGGAACGGGCGAGTTTACTTTCGCAAACGCTGCCCCGTGCATGGTGAACGCGAAGACTTTGTGTGCGGCGATGTGAACTGGTTTGATCGCAACAGCTACAGTCTGCCGGGCAAGGTGCCGGTGAGCTTCGGAGCGGACCCGGATCGTGGCTGTCCGTACGATTGTGGACTCTGCACCGAACACGAACAACACACTTGCATCGGGCTGCTGGAGATTACGTCGAACTGCAATCTGGAATGTCCGATGTGCTTCGCGGTGAGTGGCCCCGGCGGAAAGCATCTGACGTTTGACGAATTTAAAGCGGCCATCGACCGGCTGGTGGAAGTCGAAGGTCAGCCGGAAATTCTGCAGCTATCCGGCGGCGAACCCACCGTGCATCCGGAATTCCACCACATTCATCAATATGCCTGTGAGCAGCCAATCGATATTGTGATGATAAATACCAACGGCGTGCGGCTGGCGAAGGATGATGCGTTTCTCGACAAGGTGGCATCGCTAAAACACCGGACAGAAATCTATTTGCAGTTTGACGGCTTCAGCGACAGCGGCTACGAAATCCTGCGTGGCGAATCGTTGCTGGAAACAAAATTGCGGGCCGTCGAACGACTCGGGGAAGCCGGACTGAACACGATTCTGGTTTGCACCGTCCAGCCAGGTGTGAACGATCAGGAACTAGGTCAGATCGTATCGTTCGGAATGCAGCGGCCGTGGGTCACAGGAGTCAGCTTTCAGCCCGCAACCTATTCCGGCCGCTATGTTTTGCCTGAGGAACTCGAACAGCGAATCACGTTTCCCGAAATCATCCAAGGCATCGTTCGCCAAACGGACGACGTCTGGCGTGAGACCGATTTCTCGCCGCTCCCATGTGCTCACCCGAACGCTCACACGCTGGCCTATGCATTCCGTGACGGCGAACGAATGCTGCCGCTGGCTCGGTTTGTCGATCTGGAAAATCATCTGGACCTGCTGTCGGGTCGGATCACCTTTAACCGTCAGCGGGCTCAGGAATTGATCGCCGAATACCTGTCGCGACAACCATCCGGAGCGGGCGGGTGTGGGGACGGTAAAGCGGTGAATGGCGAGCGATCAGACGAGGGTCAGCGGATTCTGGAAGTTCTGGAGGCGTCGTCCAAAGACGTGCAGGAACTGGCGCAGCAGTTCTTTGTTAAAGCGATGACTCAGCAGTTGAACCCCAGCGACATGTTTCGCATCACGACGACATCGTTCATGGACGCCTACAACTTTGATGTTCGGCAACTGATGAAGTCGTGTGTTCATTTCATTCTGCCGTCGGGACACCTGATTCCGTTTTCGGCCTACAACGTTCTTTACCGCGATGGACACGTTCCGCTGCCGCCGCTAACGACCGCCGTCGAAGCCACGTGCTACAGCGAATTTCGCTAA
- a CDS encoding MFS transporter: protein MSHDASSDSPDSAPDAPSNIEPSNLKWNQGISNYQWLVLVIASLGWVFDVFEGQVFVASMNDAMPQLLGTSSADIDDATKKAIASWNNYAMASFLLGGAFGGILFGMLSDKIGRSKTMIYTILFYSVFTCITAFANAPWQMVALRFLVAMGVGGEWAVASAMVAEVMPKRSRPVMGSIFHASSVFGTLMAVAVGYFIISRQVMGDNTWRLGFLIGVVPALLTVFIRWKLREPDQWVQAQERAKTDATQKTGSLSALFQTAYLRNTIVAVALATIGLTTFWGCHIYGKDTLKRRAEQQVLVDAGLADVNWAAASDAEKGQRTEALKAEKDTIKQEEMIGMFLTMVLGGGLGLVLFGSISDVLGRKGAFVFYHLGGLISAILLFYVLAPGDYSRAVLMLFLPVFGFLTLGMHAGYAVYFPELFPTRLRGTGTGFCFNAGRIGSAAAILASGLLSWTPTQSSTYMIPLFGVGVVVTLLAKETRGEELPE, encoded by the coding sequence ATGAGCCACGACGCCTCGTCAGACAGCCCCGATTCCGCTCCGGACGCCCCATCGAATATTGAGCCTTCGAATCTGAAATGGAACCAGGGCATCAGCAATTATCAGTGGCTGGTTTTGGTGATCGCATCGCTCGGCTGGGTCTTTGATGTGTTCGAAGGGCAAGTGTTCGTCGCCAGCATGAACGACGCGATGCCGCAGTTGCTGGGCACCAGTTCCGCAGACATTGACGATGCCACCAAAAAAGCGATCGCATCGTGGAACAACTACGCGATGGCATCGTTTCTGTTGGGCGGAGCGTTCGGCGGCATTCTGTTCGGCATGCTCAGCGACAAGATCGGTCGTTCCAAAACGATGATCTACACCATCCTGTTCTATTCCGTCTTCACATGCATAACCGCCTTTGCGAACGCTCCGTGGCAAATGGTCGCGCTGCGTTTTCTGGTGGCAATGGGAGTCGGCGGTGAATGGGCGGTCGCCAGCGCGATGGTGGCCGAAGTGATGCCGAAACGTTCTCGCCCGGTCATGGGTTCGATCTTTCATGCATCCAGCGTGTTCGGAACATTGATGGCCGTGGCCGTGGGTTATTTCATCATCAGTCGGCAAGTGATGGGCGACAACACGTGGCGATTGGGATTTTTGATTGGCGTCGTCCCAGCGCTGCTGACGGTATTCATTCGCTGGAAACTGCGAGAACCTGATCAATGGGTGCAGGCCCAGGAACGAGCCAAAACAGATGCGACTCAGAAAACAGGTTCGCTGTCCGCTTTGTTTCAGACGGCCTACCTGCGGAACACGATCGTCGCAGTGGCACTGGCAACGATTGGCCTGACCACATTTTGGGGCTGCCACATCTACGGCAAAGACACTCTGAAACGCCGCGCGGAACAACAGGTCCTGGTGGATGCTGGTCTGGCCGATGTCAATTGGGCGGCGGCTTCGGATGCCGAAAAAGGTCAGCGAACAGAAGCGCTGAAGGCCGAAAAGGACACCATCAAACAAGAAGAAATGATCGGCATGTTTCTGACGATGGTTCTCGGCGGCGGACTGGGTCTGGTGTTATTCGGTTCCATTTCTGATGTGCTCGGCCGCAAAGGAGCATTCGTGTTCTACCACCTGGGCGGCCTGATTTCCGCGATCTTGTTGTTCTACGTGCTGGCCCCCGGCGACTACTCTCGAGCGGTGCTGATGTTGTTCCTGCCAGTGTTCGGTTTTCTGACGTTGGGCATGCATGCCGGCTACGCGGTCTACTTTCCGGAATTGTTTCCGACGCGACTTCGAGGCACAGGCACCGGGTTCTGTTTCAACGCCGGTCGCATCGGTTCGGCGGCGGCAATTCTGGCGTCGGGACTGTTAAGCTGGACGCCGACTCAATCCTCAACGTATATGATTCCATTGTTCGGAGTCGGCGTTGTGGTGACGCTGCTGGCGAAAGAAACTCGCGGTGAAGAACTGCCGGAGTAA
- a CDS encoding PQQ-binding-like beta-propeller repeat protein, with product MRIFLLAAIGFLVLPSASMAADWAKWRGPNGNHVAPAGQSVPTEWNKTQNVVWKVEVPGRGHSSPTVIGDLIILTSADEQNQQQGVFAFDRATGKRLWGTVVSTGGFPKIHTKNTHASSTACSDGKQIYATFNHHYKIQAVALDMSGKIVWTKDVGRFAPEKYKYGYAASPTLHNDTLIIAADCDTEGWLKSLDTKTGNVVWQQQRPKKLNWGSPIVANVSNRLQLLLGGCDQIASYDPETGKPLWATPCLTMATGGTVVWDEDTVYGSGGFPDKVTVAVKADGSGQIPWENGVKCYEQSMLIHNDYLYAVDDGGVAFCWHAKTGREMWKERLRGPVSASPVLVGDTIYASNERGTTFVFKANPQRFEAVARNQLGTESFATATVIDSRIYLRVADGAGQSRRETLYAIGNASATDSR from the coding sequence ATGCGAATTTTTCTTCTTGCCGCCATCGGCTTTCTGGTTCTTCCGTCCGCCAGCATGGCTGCTGACTGGGCGAAATGGCGAGGACCGAACGGCAACCATGTCGCCCCGGCGGGCCAAAGCGTGCCGACAGAATGGAACAAAACGCAGAACGTCGTTTGGAAGGTTGAGGTTCCCGGGCGAGGGCACTCGTCTCCCACGGTGATCGGTGATTTGATCATCCTGACAAGTGCGGACGAGCAGAATCAGCAGCAAGGCGTGTTCGCGTTTGATAGAGCAACCGGAAAGCGGTTGTGGGGCACCGTCGTGAGCACAGGCGGATTCCCGAAGATCCATACCAAGAACACTCATGCATCATCCACCGCCTGCAGCGATGGGAAGCAAATCTACGCCACCTTCAACCATCACTACAAGATCCAGGCCGTCGCATTGGACATGTCCGGAAAGATCGTCTGGACGAAGGACGTGGGCCGTTTTGCTCCCGAAAAATACAAGTACGGATACGCCGCGTCGCCGACCCTGCACAATGACACGCTGATCATCGCAGCAGACTGTGACACCGAAGGATGGCTTAAATCACTGGACACGAAAACCGGCAATGTCGTGTGGCAGCAGCAGCGACCCAAGAAGCTAAACTGGGGCTCGCCGATCGTCGCCAATGTGTCCAACCGACTGCAGCTATTGCTGGGCGGTTGCGATCAGATCGCCTCTTACGATCCGGAAACCGGCAAGCCTTTGTGGGCCACGCCATGCCTGACCATGGCAACGGGCGGTACAGTCGTGTGGGATGAAGACACAGTGTACGGAAGCGGCGGGTTTCCAGACAAAGTCACCGTCGCGGTGAAAGCCGATGGCTCGGGCCAGATCCCGTGGGAAAACGGCGTGAAGTGCTACGAGCAGTCAATGCTGATTCACAACGATTACCTGTACGCGGTCGACGATGGCGGCGTCGCGTTCTGCTGGCACGCGAAGACTGGCCGCGAAATGTGGAAGGAACGTTTGCGAGGCCCCGTGTCGGCATCGCCGGTGCTTGTCGGCGACACGATCTACGCGTCCAACGAACGCGGAACCACGTTCGTCTTCAAAGCGAATCCGCAACGCTTCGAAGCTGTCGCTCGCAACCAACTCGGCACCGAATCCTTCGCCACGGCCACCGTGATCGACAGCCGCATCTACCTGCGAGTCGCCGACGGAGCAGGCCAGTCGCGCCGCGAAACGCTGTACGCCATCGGGAACGCTTCAGCGACCGACAGCCGCTAG